From a region of the Streptomyces caniferus genome:
- a CDS encoding AMIN-like domain-containing (lipo)protein encodes MRRWGTVAAALVLAGAGVVGAAGAAGAATVPAGKAPVACSTAWGSTDKSATDVNIEPLKNIRTSHTACYDRMVFDIGGATGKVGYHVGYVDAFHQDGSGEQIPVKGGAILQIYVSAPSHDPATGKQTYGGTAGKPLPGVNISGYSTFKDTKFGASFEGQTQVGLGVRARLPFRVVQSGQELIVDVAHTW; translated from the coding sequence ATGCGACGGTGGGGGACAGTGGCCGCGGCGCTCGTGCTGGCGGGCGCCGGGGTGGTGGGCGCGGCCGGAGCGGCCGGGGCCGCGACCGTCCCGGCGGGCAAGGCCCCCGTGGCCTGCTCGACCGCATGGGGCAGTACAGACAAGTCCGCGACGGACGTGAACATCGAGCCGTTGAAGAACATCAGGACCAGCCACACCGCGTGCTACGACCGCATGGTCTTCGACATCGGCGGCGCCACCGGCAAGGTCGGCTACCACGTCGGTTATGTCGATGCGTTCCACCAGGACGGCTCGGGCGAGCAGATACCCGTCAAGGGCGGCGCCATTCTGCAGATTTATGTGTCCGCGCCCAGTCACGACCCGGCGACCGGGAAGCAGACCTATGGCGGAACGGCCGGCAAGCCGCTTCCCGGGGTGAACATCAGCGGCTACTCGACGTTCAAGGACACCAAGTTCGGGGCGAGTTTCGAGGGACAGACCCAGGTCGGTCTGGGCGTGCGCGCCAGGCTTCCGTTCCGGGTGGTCCAGTCCGGTCAGGAGCTGATCGTGGACGTCGCCCACACCTGGTGA